A genomic region of Elusimicrobiota bacterium contains the following coding sequences:
- a CDS encoding regulatory protein RecX — protein MKKTFCVSSTMRDKRPPKNSWTAALRILSRRAQSEAMLFEKLKAKGVPEVEIPGLIQKAKDYQFLDDGAYARMLIRRERQRGRGVLNIRRTLKAHGINAALANETAEAADLGDPADELARAQALIGKKIVKNKNMEPVKAFRFLLSRGFAPETARKASKFTLEIEGEFNE, from the coding sequence ATGAAGAAGACTTTCTGCGTCTCATCGACCATGCGCGATAAGAGGCCTCCGAAAAATTCTTGGACCGCAGCTCTGCGCATTCTTTCGCGGCGCGCGCAAAGCGAAGCCATGCTGTTTGAAAAACTCAAGGCTAAAGGCGTCCCTGAAGTTGAAATCCCCGGCCTGATCCAAAAGGCGAAGGATTATCAATTCCTTGATGACGGAGCCTATGCCCGCATGCTGATTCGCCGGGAACGCCAGCGCGGCCGGGGCGTCTTGAACATTCGCCGGACGCTTAAAGCTCACGGCATCAATGCCGCGCTCGCCAATGAGACCGCCGAAGCGGCTGATTTAGGCGATCCTGCCGATGAGCTTGCCCGTGCCCAAGCGCTGATCGGCAAAAAAATTGTAAAAAACAAAAACATGGAGCCCGTCAAAGCTTTTCGATTTTTGCTGTCGCGCGGGTTTGCGCCGGAAACGGCCCGTAAAGCCTCAAAATTTACGCTCGAAATCGAGGGGGAATTCAATGAATAA
- the purH gene encoding bifunctional phosphoribosylaminoimidazolecarboxamide formyltransferase/IMP cyclohydrolase: MNKVALISVSNKLGIVPFAQELEHLGFAVYATGKTAQELESAQIDVSRVEEITGFPEILGGRVKTLHPKILGAILANPSDPAHRKDMERHGIEPIGLVVVNLYPFEEMMEAREEEELLREFIDIGGVSLIRSAAKNYPNVVIVTDPKDYNWIIEKLKAFGEITAEERRILAYKAFEHTAHYDATIASYFRTRIPATFPEELTLRLKKVEDLRYGENPHQKAALYTLPKARRGIVHARALQGKQMSFNNYLDLEAAWNLVREFEETACVIIKHSNPCGAATSENLSEAFERAFNADSLSAFGGIVAFNREVDPDTAKKLSEYFLECVIAPDYHSQSLDILKPKKNLRLLAMTLREVVPIGDFDYRAMTGGFLVQEKDFVSFPPEYKIVTKREPTQAEWRDLKFAWKVAKHVKSNAIVLACEHRTVGIGGGQTSRIDALKNALLKIQERKTIARSVTPLVMASDGFFPFNDAILEASQRGVTAIIQPGGSIRDEDSIQAANEKGLSMVFTGLRHFLH; the protein is encoded by the coding sequence ATGAATAAAGTCGCTTTAATTTCAGTCAGCAATAAATTAGGGATCGTTCCTTTCGCCCAAGAGCTGGAACATTTGGGTTTTGCCGTTTATGCCACCGGCAAAACGGCTCAGGAACTTGAATCGGCCCAGATTGACGTCAGCCGCGTTGAAGAAATTACTGGTTTTCCCGAAATCCTGGGCGGCAGGGTCAAGACGCTTCACCCGAAAATTTTAGGCGCCATCCTCGCCAATCCCTCCGATCCCGCCCACCGCAAGGACATGGAGCGCCACGGCATCGAACCCATCGGTCTGGTGGTCGTCAATTTATATCCCTTTGAAGAGATGATGGAAGCCCGCGAGGAGGAAGAACTACTGCGGGAATTCATTGATATCGGGGGCGTATCCTTGATCAGGTCCGCGGCGAAAAACTACCCCAACGTGGTCATTGTCACCGATCCCAAAGATTACAACTGGATCATTGAAAAATTAAAGGCTTTCGGCGAAATTACCGCTGAAGAGCGCCGCATCCTCGCCTACAAAGCTTTCGAACACACCGCCCATTACGACGCCACCATCGCCAGCTATTTCAGAACCCGCATCCCGGCGACATTTCCGGAAGAGTTGACATTGAGGCTTAAGAAAGTCGAGGATTTGCGCTACGGCGAAAATCCTCATCAGAAAGCCGCGCTCTATACCTTGCCTAAAGCGCGGCGGGGCATCGTTCACGCGCGCGCGCTGCAAGGCAAACAAATGTCCTTCAACAATTACCTTGATCTGGAAGCGGCTTGGAACCTGGTCCGTGAATTTGAAGAAACGGCTTGCGTGATCATCAAACATTCCAACCCTTGCGGCGCGGCCACCAGCGAAAATTTATCGGAAGCTTTTGAGCGCGCCTTCAATGCGGATTCGCTTTCCGCGTTCGGCGGCATCGTAGCTTTCAACAGGGAAGTGGACCCGGATACCGCAAAAAAGTTGTCCGAATACTTCTTGGAATGCGTCATCGCTCCCGATTACCACAGCCAAAGCCTTGATATTTTAAAGCCCAAAAAGAACCTCAGGCTCCTGGCTATGACGTTAAGAGAGGTCGTGCCCATCGGCGATTTCGACTACCGGGCCATGACCGGCGGTTTTCTGGTGCAGGAGAAAGATTTCGTCTCTTTCCCGCCGGAGTATAAAATCGTGACCAAGCGCGAACCGACTCAAGCGGAGTGGCGCGACTTAAAATTCGCCTGGAAAGTGGCCAAACACGTCAAATCAAACGCCATCGTCCTGGCTTGCGAACATCGAACCGTGGGCATCGGCGGCGGGCAGACGTCGCGCATCGACGCCCTGAAAAACGCCCTATTAAAAATCCAGGAACGAAAAACCATCGCGCGCAGCGTGACGCCGCTGGTCATGGCCTCGGACGGCTTCTTTCCGTTCAATGACGCCATTCTTGAAGCCAGCCAGCGCGGGGTGACGGCCATCATCCAGCCCGGCGGCTCGATCCGCGATGAAGATTCCATCCAGGCCGCCAATGAAAAAGGCCTATCCATGGTCTTTACCGGACTCAGGCATTTTCTCCACTAA
- a CDS encoding DUF2914 domain-containing protein has translation MMLILSLLTSLTWATSQSVEIIDALIAKDVVARQPVEPAEHFDAEVGALVCWTKVTSHAVPTKITHVWYYEDRQVMRIALDVKTAKWRTWSRKTVHSNHTGRWKVEVLDENGSLLKTVNFSVIDDAEPEAESPESGG, from the coding sequence ATGATGCTCATTTTGTCCCTTCTAACATCCTTAACCTGGGCGACAAGCCAGTCGGTAGAAATCATTGACGCCTTGATCGCCAAAGATGTCGTCGCACGCCAGCCCGTTGAGCCGGCTGAACATTTTGATGCCGAAGTCGGCGCTCTTGTCTGTTGGACAAAGGTCACAAGCCACGCCGTTCCTACGAAAATCACGCATGTCTGGTATTACGAGGATCGCCAAGTCATGCGCATTGCGCTGGACGTCAAAACCGCCAAATGGCGCACGTGGAGCCGCAAAACCGTCCATTCGAATCATACCGGCCGGTGGAAAGTCGAAGTGCTCGATGAAAACGGTTCCCTGTTAAAGACGGTGAATTTTTCCGTGATCGACGACGCAGAGCCGGAAGCTGAATCGCCTGAATCCGGCGGATGA